Proteins encoded together in one Riemerella anatipestifer window:
- the rmuC gene encoding DNA recombination protein RmuC has product MTLYFLIIFIFGGVIGGLMVYFFGKSNTISRATYDELNHNFIANETDLKNWISKTKDLEQSLNLEKEHYKAKTIENENLKNSLSKTSATLETAHSQIEELKNQLQTQTLNLSQLQEKNQHYYAKISELSAKNEALEQSLVNQKKEIQELQEATKLQFENIANKILEEKTEKFTSLNKENLGHILKPFQEKITELKNTVHETYDKEAKERFSLGAKVKELAELNQQISEDAKKLTRALKGEAKTQGRWGEMILESILEKSGLVKNREYFLEHELKNEDNKALYSEFSGKKMRPDAVVKYPDQRTVIIDSKVSLTAFTDLIDETDADLYDINLNKHLSSVKNHIVELSHKAYDDYGKSLDFVMMFIPSEPAYIAAMQANPNLWSFAYDRRILLLNPSNLITSLKLIADLWKREYQNQNAMAIAERGAKLYDKFVGFVENLEKVGKNIDNAKSAYNDAFGQLTSGRDNLVKQTEKLKELGVKTKKTLAQGLIDDSEKD; this is encoded by the coding sequence ATGACTTTATACTTTCTCATCATTTTTATTTTTGGAGGAGTGATAGGTGGGCTTATGGTTTACTTTTTTGGTAAATCAAATACCATTTCTAGAGCTACCTATGACGAGCTCAATCATAATTTTATAGCCAATGAAACCGACCTTAAAAACTGGATTTCAAAGACTAAGGATTTAGAACAAAGTCTGAATTTGGAAAAAGAACACTATAAAGCAAAAACCATAGAAAACGAAAATCTTAAAAATTCTTTATCCAAAACTTCGGCTACGCTAGAAACAGCTCATAGCCAAATAGAAGAACTAAAAAATCAACTGCAAACTCAAACACTCAACCTCTCTCAACTACAGGAGAAAAATCAACATTATTATGCTAAAATAAGTGAACTTTCTGCCAAAAACGAAGCCCTAGAACAATCATTAGTCAATCAAAAAAAGGAAATACAAGAGCTACAAGAAGCTACAAAACTTCAGTTTGAAAACATTGCTAATAAAATTTTAGAGGAGAAAACCGAAAAATTCACTTCCCTTAACAAAGAAAATTTAGGACATATATTAAAACCTTTCCAAGAGAAAATTACAGAGCTTAAAAACACCGTACACGAAACCTATGATAAAGAGGCTAAAGAACGCTTTTCTCTAGGAGCTAAGGTAAAAGAGTTGGCAGAGCTCAACCAACAAATTTCCGAAGATGCCAAAAAACTAACCCGAGCTTTAAAGGGCGAAGCTAAAACACAAGGCAGATGGGGCGAAATGATACTAGAAAGTATCTTAGAGAAATCTGGTTTGGTAAAAAACAGAGAATACTTCCTAGAACACGAGCTTAAAAATGAGGATAACAAAGCCCTTTATTCCGAATTTTCAGGTAAAAAAATGCGTCCCGATGCCGTGGTAAAATATCCCGACCAGCGTACCGTCATTATAGATTCTAAAGTATCACTTACCGCCTTTACAGATTTAATAGACGAAACCGATGCCGACCTCTACGACATCAACCTCAACAAACACCTTAGTTCGGTTAAAAATCATATTGTAGAATTATCCCATAAAGCCTATGATGATTATGGTAAATCGCTAGATTTCGTAATGATGTTTATCCCTAGCGAACCCGCCTATATTGCCGCCATGCAAGCCAACCCTAACCTTTGGAGCTTTGCTTACGATAGGCGAATATTACTCCTCAACCCAAGTAACCTTATCACTTCACTAAAACTGATTGCCGACCTTTGGAAGCGAGAATATCAAAATCAAAACGCAATGGCTATCGCCGAAAGAGGGGCTAAACTTTACGATAAGTTTGTAGGATTTGTAGAAAATCTAGAGAAGGTTGGCAAAAATATAGACAACGCTAAATCTGCCTATAACGATGCCTTTGGACAGCTTACTTCGGGCAGAGATAACCTTGTGAAACAAACCGAAAAACTAAAAGAGTTGGGTGTAAAAACCAAAAAGACCCTTGCACAAGGTCTGATAGACGACAGCGAAAAAGACTAG
- a CDS encoding IS982-like element ISRa1 family transposase, with protein MNNIEQIYERILEVLGLFSENQLISYQRRTPKMSDLEVISLNITAEYLSIDSELQLFRKLPNSLINKIERSVYNKRKRRLSLQTEQIRQRISMEFNEFEDIFIVDSMPMKVCENARSTRSKICKEQSYSSPTYGYCASQKLYFYGYKLHAVCSLNGVIKNFDISPASVHDIHYLKDIGEQMRNCTLIGDRGYLSAKVQIDLFNYANIKLDTPMRSNQKDYIPQFSLYKKKRKRIETFFSQLCDQFMIKRNNAKTFEGFKTRIISKITAATVIQYINKFIFQRKLNHLKISII; from the coding sequence ATGAACAACATAGAGCAAATATATGAAAGAATTTTGGAAGTTTTAGGACTTTTTTCAGAAAATCAACTGATTAGTTATCAGAGAAGAACACCTAAAATGAGCGATTTAGAAGTCATAAGTCTTAATATTACTGCTGAATACTTGAGTATTGATAGCGAATTACAGTTATTTAGAAAATTGCCAAACTCTCTGATAAACAAAATTGAAAGAAGTGTTTACAATAAGCGAAAACGAAGACTATCCCTACAAACAGAGCAAATTAGACAGCGTATTTCGATGGAGTTCAATGAGTTTGAAGATATTTTTATCGTTGATAGCATGCCAATGAAAGTTTGTGAAAACGCTCGTTCTACTCGTTCAAAAATTTGTAAAGAGCAATCCTATTCTTCACCAACATATGGTTATTGTGCTTCACAGAAATTATATTTCTATGGCTATAAACTACACGCAGTATGTTCTTTAAATGGTGTGATTAAGAATTTTGATATAAGCCCTGCATCCGTTCACGACATCCACTATTTAAAAGATATTGGTGAGCAAATGCGAAACTGTACTTTAATTGGAGATAGAGGCTATTTATCAGCAAAAGTTCAAATAGATTTATTTAACTATGCTAATATTAAATTAGATACACCAATGAGAAGTAATCAGAAAGATTATATTCCTCAATTTTCATTGTACAAGAAAAAGCGAAAACGAATTGAGACATTTTTCTCTCAACTTTGCGACCAATTTATGATTAAAAGAAACAATGCTAAAACTTTTGAAGGCTTTAAAACAAGGATAATCAGTAAAATAACCGCCGCAACGGTTATTCAATATATCAATAAATTTATCTTCCAAAGAAAATTAAATCATCTAAAAATCAGTATTATTTAA
- a CDS encoding GNAT family N-acetyltransferase, with product MLGIAIKKVKTNEVELLQEVSKTTFYETFAADNTPENMQKYLDESFSVKCLREELLDEFSEFYFARVNGELAGYLKLNFGASQTELKDSKAIEIERIYVLKAFQGKRVGQALYEYALQVARDRGVDYIWLGVWEQNHKAIRFYEKNGFVAFDKHLFVLGDDLQTDIMMKLKL from the coding sequence ATGTTGGGAATTGCAATAAAAAAAGTAAAAACTAATGAGGTTGAGCTTCTGCAAGAGGTAAGTAAAACTACTTTCTATGAGACTTTTGCTGCGGATAATACTCCAGAGAATATGCAAAAGTATTTAGATGAGTCTTTTTCTGTAAAATGCCTTAGAGAAGAGTTGTTAGATGAGTTTTCGGAGTTTTATTTTGCTAGAGTTAATGGGGAATTAGCGGGGTATCTTAAACTTAATTTTGGTGCTTCGCAAACGGAGTTGAAAGACTCCAAAGCTATTGAGATAGAGCGTATCTATGTACTGAAAGCTTTTCAAGGCAAAAGGGTAGGGCAAGCCCTCTACGAATATGCTCTCCAAGTGGCTAGAGATAGAGGGGTAGATTATATTTGGTTAGGGGTATGGGAACAGAACCACAAAGCCATTCGTTTTTATGAGAAAAATGGTTTCGTGGCGTTTGATAAGCATCTGTTTGTATTGGGAGATGACCTTCAAACGGATATTATGATGAAACTAAAATTATAA
- a CDS encoding carboxypeptidase-like regulatory domain-containing protein produces MNKIFIFILLVSAFLKGYSQQSINGIVTDIYNRPISDVSILLYQQNDTLSIKSHTTTNSKGEFNLLIPDNKSYLFEVSLLGYKTIKKKITPNKSNYKVQLEEKFTELQELVITATVLRDVIDLKRDTLKFKDNATLKDILKDNEGIEITDGDGIKYMGVPINKILINKKEVFVNQNSLAINNLTNEMIDNIQVVNNHKDKFNIDFDNFEETVINVDVKKKFRGAIKTELEILGGYKYAFDVNGKSMFFSDKFNAFLIQNTNNVNERKANLSEISKRYSKPISFYEKNLNQIILGGKDVKKDLSNNTYFLLKREGEKLKGNLNFGYLIGRQSIVNQTEITQNSHLLSKENSSMEQKGNLFYGDLNGIYILTGDFSLSLNSKVDFLHNDINWQTDKKIFPSGYFFNNLNDNKNYSFLIENTVGSKKLFNKKWLLNTELTHYLENSNYQYINTNSNHQKLELKSNNLNISSNLSYQYSKMFNLETELQYKINNETASDIVQNSNSLNRNYQYGDFILTSRGRNNKIYYFTKIGAGIYSFKEKSKWIFPISMSFNYRISSNKSINLSYENNWSVAPVENSLNSLYSENNILIFSSDFRNNLSRNQTSVIEYNISSIAKSKGISFMLIGNKQNDFTQLAIKDLSNNLITYERLLFDERNSVYFKHKYNKGYYFTPKYHQIRWGYDVGFNLSKGDVFHNNNYEKLITKSYNFGLSIGFVFQDLFLTNLSLKNSFNITNSIISNSAINKISSNITTLYIDKILDKYDFSLEAYRRLFSTNSKNAERYDLNLSAQYKLSKNTSIKILGKSLFSLFKIIDNNANVSTNSSTGYNVTIINDNILGYASIGVNYKF; encoded by the coding sequence ATGAATAAAATATTTATTTTTATATTACTTGTTTCTGCCTTTTTAAAGGGCTATAGTCAACAGTCTATAAATGGAATTGTAACTGATATATATAATCGTCCAATATCAGATGTGTCTATATTATTATATCAGCAAAATGATACTTTATCTATTAAATCACATACTACAACTAATTCCAAAGGAGAGTTTAATCTACTGATACCAGACAATAAGAGTTATCTATTTGAGGTGTCGTTACTTGGCTATAAGACTATTAAAAAAAAAATCACTCCCAATAAATCAAATTACAAAGTTCAACTTGAGGAAAAATTTACCGAATTACAAGAGTTGGTAATAACTGCTACAGTTTTGAGAGATGTTATTGATTTAAAGAGGGATACTCTGAAGTTTAAAGATAATGCCACTCTAAAAGATATTTTAAAAGACAATGAAGGAATAGAAATTACTGATGGAGATGGAATAAAATATATGGGGGTTCCAATAAACAAAATATTAATTAACAAAAAAGAAGTTTTTGTTAATCAAAATTCATTAGCTATCAATAATTTAACAAATGAAATGATTGACAATATACAAGTTGTCAATAATCATAAAGATAAGTTTAATATAGATTTCGATAATTTTGAGGAAACAGTTATAAATGTAGATGTTAAAAAGAAATTTAGAGGAGCAATAAAAACAGAATTAGAAATATTGGGCGGCTATAAATATGCTTTTGATGTAAATGGGAAAAGTATGTTTTTTTCTGATAAATTTAATGCTTTTCTTATTCAAAATACAAATAATGTAAATGAAAGAAAAGCCAATCTATCAGAAATAAGTAAACGATATTCTAAACCAATAAGCTTTTATGAAAAAAATCTGAATCAAATTATTTTGGGAGGAAAAGATGTTAAAAAAGATTTATCAAATAACACTTACTTTTTGCTGAAGCGAGAGGGAGAAAAATTAAAAGGTAATTTAAATTTTGGATATTTAATAGGTAGACAAAGTATAGTAAATCAAACTGAAATTACTCAAAATTCCCATCTTCTCTCTAAAGAGAATTCTTCAATGGAGCAGAAAGGAAACTTGTTTTACGGGGATTTAAACGGAATATATATTTTGACAGGGGATTTTTCGTTATCTTTGAATTCAAAAGTAGACTTTTTGCACAATGATATAAATTGGCAAACTGATAAGAAAATCTTCCCTAGTGGTTATTTTTTTAATAATCTTAACGATAATAAAAATTATAGTTTTTTAATAGAAAATACAGTAGGTTCAAAGAAACTTTTTAATAAAAAATGGTTATTAAATACTGAACTAACACATTACTTAGAAAACAGTAACTATCAATACATTAATACTAACTCTAATCATCAAAAATTAGAATTAAAGAGTAATAACTTAAATATTTCTTCAAACTTATCTTATCAATACTCAAAAATGTTTAATCTTGAGACGGAGTTACAGTATAAAATAAACAATGAAACAGCCAGTGATATTGTTCAAAATAGTAATAGTTTGAATCGTAATTATCAATATGGTGATTTCATTTTAACTTCAAGAGGAAGAAACAATAAAATATATTATTTCACCAAAATAGGAGCGGGTATTTATTCATTTAAAGAAAAATCAAAGTGGATATTTCCAATATCTATGTCATTCAATTATCGCATTTCTAGCAATAAATCCATTAATTTATCTTATGAGAATAATTGGAGCGTTGCTCCTGTAGAAAATAGTTTAAATTCTTTATATTCAGAAAATAATATATTGATATTTAGTTCTGATTTTAGAAATAATTTATCAAGAAATCAAACTTCAGTTATAGAATACAATATATCGAGCATCGCTAAATCTAAGGGTATTTCTTTTATGCTAATTGGTAATAAGCAAAATGATTTTACACAATTAGCTATAAAAGATCTTTCAAATAATTTGATTACTTATGAAAGGCTGCTATTTGATGAGAGGAATTCTGTCTATTTTAAGCATAAGTACAATAAAGGTTATTACTTTACTCCCAAATATCACCAAATAAGATGGGGGTATGATGTTGGATTTAACCTCTCTAAAGGAGATGTTTTTCATAATAATAATTATGAAAAACTAATAACTAAAAGTTATAATTTTGGGCTATCTATAGGCTTTGTTTTTCAGGATTTATTTCTAACAAATCTTTCATTAAAAAATAGCTTTAATATTACTAACTCTATTATTAGCAATTCTGCGATAAATAAGATTTCCTCTAATATCACTACATTATATATAGATAAAATTTTAGATAAATATGATTTCTCATTGGAGGCTTACAGACGACTGTTTTCCACTAACAGTAAAAATGCAGAGCGTTATGATTTGAATTTAAGTGCTCAATATAAACTAAGCAAAAATACCTCTATAAAAATACTTGGAAAATCACTATTTAGCTTGTTTAAAATAATAGATAATAACGCAAATGTTTCCACTAATTCTAGTACAGGGTATAATGTTACAATTATTAATGATAATATATTGGGATATGCTAGTATTGGAGTGAATTATAAATTTTAA
- a CDS encoding FISUMP domain-containing protein: MKKILLCVVFLPLVLNAQDYSGRVGINTKEPQATLDISKKELNTLPSGHTQGVLFPEFSTTERSTFTNPKKGTVIYNADKKCLEMYLGLDSDVHQWACLPDVGSSKAQSVAVTPQGFEGSYVGGIPLIATNKVKFKLENNSFSSVNSSFADAVNIQNGNASISITSCSWTLLPSGTGGNCFGSNTVNLASGQAALLTYTMSGTPETGTLTANFSKLGAQADQQTQVGQVGLGSATITSPKTEYVVSLTYNGTTPKTEVQGKINNTTDKLIVKIPYTNGSGSYNAVTSQTITTALGEGNDTNTLTLTIPAGNFGVNGNLEATITVGGGDGEYLVKMLPPGQEYEIATIPYTLNGQQYSVVLKGTGGIPDRCFGKTTFDCVGYGSTTEKEHQFIYLPIQGPDGKTWLNNNLGAEYARVGSQWFNPTRQAGALDYTKTTTAEPLSTPTAEQIKKDWRAYGSLFQWQRNPDGHELITWTNATSGTPKYSGSGSVSSSWTNAGTNKFIPYSGSPYSWVNSSLNTSGPHNLWQVNGSNNPCPSGYHVPTHAEQKALHNAILGYDAGTSSTGSNKMWNEQVLRLPASSFRNINATLSLQSSNGWLWSSEQYDSNYTWHLWFNSGDSNAGSYNPSANGFSVRCLKD, translated from the coding sequence ATGAAAAAGATTTTATTATGTGTGGTGTTTCTGCCTTTAGTGCTGAACGCCCAAGATTACAGCGGCAGAGTGGGCATCAATACCAAAGAGCCACAAGCCACTTTAGATATTTCCAAGAAAGAATTAAATACACTCCCAAGTGGTCATACGCAGGGCGTATTATTTCCAGAGTTTAGCACTACCGAGCGTTCTACCTTTACCAACCCTAAAAAAGGTACGGTAATTTACAACGCAGACAAAAAATGCTTAGAAATGTACTTGGGCTTAGATTCAGACGTCCACCAATGGGCATGTTTGCCCGATGTAGGGAGTAGCAAAGCCCAAAGCGTAGCGGTAACCCCTCAAGGGTTTGAGGGCTCTTATGTGGGTGGTATTCCGCTTATCGCTACCAATAAAGTCAAATTTAAGTTAGAAAACAATTCGTTTAGTAGCGTTAATTCTTCATTTGCCGATGCGGTAAATATTCAGAATGGCAACGCTAGCATTAGTATTACCAGTTGTAGTTGGACGCTACTGCCTTCGGGTACTGGGGGTAATTGTTTTGGAAGTAATACCGTTAATTTAGCTTCGGGTCAGGCAGCATTATTAACTTACACCATGAGTGGCACGCCCGAAACAGGCACTTTGACGGCTAATTTTAGCAAACTCGGCGCCCAAGCCGACCAACAGACCCAAGTCGGTCAAGTAGGTCTAGGTTCTGCCACCATTACCTCACCGAAGACGGAGTATGTGGTTTCGCTTACTTATAATGGGACGACTCCAAAAACAGAGGTTCAAGGTAAAATCAACAATACCACAGATAAACTCATTGTAAAAATTCCTTATACCAATGGTAGTGGTTCTTATAATGCAGTAACTTCTCAAACCATAACCACCGCATTGGGTGAGGGTAATGATACCAATACCCTAACGCTCACGATTCCTGCAGGGAACTTTGGCGTTAATGGGAATTTAGAGGCGACCATTACTGTTGGTGGAGGCGATGGGGAGTATCTCGTAAAAATGTTACCACCAGGGCAAGAGTACGAAATAGCAACCATACCTTACACACTAAACGGACAGCAGTATAGTGTAGTACTTAAAGGCACTGGCGGTATTCCTGACCGTTGTTTTGGTAAAACCACTTTTGACTGTGTGGGTTATGGTTCAACTACAGAAAAAGAACACCAGTTTATCTATCTTCCTATCCAAGGACCAGATGGAAAAACTTGGCTTAACAACAACCTTGGGGCGGAGTATGCTCGCGTAGGTTCTCAATGGTTTAACCCAACGCGTCAAGCAGGGGCTTTAGATTATACAAAAACCACCACCGCAGAACCGCTTTCTACCCCTACTGCGGAGCAGATTAAAAAAGACTGGCGGGCGTACGGTTCATTGTTCCAATGGCAGCGTAACCCTGATGGGCACGAACTCATCACTTGGACAAATGCCACAAGTGGCACACCTAAATACTCAGGTTCTGGTTCTGTATCCTCATCTTGGACTAATGCAGGGACGAATAAGTTTATTCCTTATAGTGGTTCACCTTATTCGTGGGTAAATAGTAGTTTAAACACTTCAGGACCTCATAATTTATGGCAGGTGAATGGTTCTAACAATCCTTGTCCTTCGGGTTATCACGTTCCTACTCACGCGGAGCAGAAGGCTTTGCATAATGCGATTTTAGGTTATGATGCAGGTACTTCATCTACAGGTTCTAATAAGATGTGGAACGAGCAAGTGCTCCGCCTGCCGGCCAGTAGTTTCCGCAACATCAATGCCACGCTCAGCCTTCAGAGCAGCAACGGTTGGCTGTGGAGCAGCGAGCAGTACGATAGCAACTACACGTGGCACCTATGGTTCAATAGTGGCGATAGCAACGCGGGCAGCTACAACCCTAGTGCGAACGGCTTTAGCGTCCGCTGCCTCAAGGATTAA
- a CDS encoding TrmH family RNA methyltransferase has protein sequence MKTIIESLQNDKIKYLNRLATDNRFRKKQGVFIVEGVQENQRALTFSNEALEFYICESIFSAELPTNAKTYYITDKIYQKIAYRGTTEGIIGVYKTPQNHLDHFIPSENASVIIVESIEKPGNLGAILRSCEAFGIEALIVTDPKVDFYNPNVIRSSVGCLFGMNIFQADNQSTLAFLKKHHFKVYTTFMSEDAQLIHQKDFKTKTALIFGTEHSGISDFWKGKAENILVPMTGTIDSLNLSNAVAVSCYEILRQRL, from the coding sequence ATGAAAACAATTATAGAAAGTTTACAGAACGATAAAATAAAATACCTCAACCGATTAGCCACCGACAATAGATTTAGAAAAAAACAGGGCGTTTTCATTGTAGAAGGCGTGCAGGAAAACCAGAGAGCCTTAACTTTTAGCAACGAAGCCCTAGAGTTTTACATTTGCGAGAGTATTTTCTCTGCAGAGCTACCCACCAATGCAAAAACCTATTACATTACAGATAAGATATACCAAAAAATCGCTTATAGAGGCACTACCGAAGGTATTATCGGAGTTTACAAAACACCACAAAATCACTTAGACCATTTTATTCCGTCCGAAAATGCTTCGGTCATCATTGTAGAAAGCATAGAAAAACCGGGCAACCTTGGGGCTATACTTAGAAGCTGCGAAGCGTTCGGCATAGAGGCTCTTATTGTTACCGACCCTAAAGTAGATTTTTACAACCCAAATGTCATTAGGTCTAGCGTAGGTTGTTTATTTGGTATGAATATTTTTCAAGCAGATAACCAGAGTACTTTAGCATTTTTAAAGAAACACCATTTTAAGGTTTACACCACTTTTATGAGCGAAGACGCCCAGCTAATCCACCAAAAAGATTTTAAAACCAAAACCGCTTTAATTTTCGGGACAGAACATTCTGGGATTAGTGATTTTTGGAAAGGCAAAGCAGAAAATATTCTTGTGCCTATGACAGGGACAATAGACTCCCTCAACCTAAGCAATGCCGTAGCAGTGAGTTGTTACGAAATTTTAAGACAGCGGTTGTAG